Within Rissa tridactyla isolate bRisTri1 chromosome 4, bRisTri1.patW.cur.20221130, whole genome shotgun sequence, the genomic segment cggcggggccgggacccGGCAGGAAATGGAAGGATGAAGTGTGCAGCCGGAGCGGTGATGTTCCTTCTCTCCTTGCTTTCCCCTGCAGGAACGTAATCCGCAATGCTAGTTCTCAGGTTGCTCAATGTTGTCGCTCCAGCCTACTTCTTGTGCATCTCCCTAGTGACCTTCGTCCTCCAGATCTTTCTCTTCATCCCCAGCATGTTCAGAGACCCTTCCACCACCCcacttttctctcctgctctgctgcatggggccctcttcctcttcctctcagcTAATGCCCTGGGCAACTACATCCTTGTGATCCAGAGCTCCCCTGAGGACTTGGGCAAGGGCTTAAACTTGGGCGAAGGAGCCGAAGTGGTGGCGGACTGGCTGGATGGAAGCAGGTCCCCTGGCTCAGCCTTGCCCAGCACTCACTTCTGTAGACTGTGTGCCAGAGTCACCCAGAGGCATGACCACCACTGTTTCTTCACAGGGAACTGCATTGGGAGCAGGAACATGCGAAACTTCATCATGTTCTGCCTCTACACCTCCCTGGCTTGCCTCGACTCCCTGGTGGCAGGCATGGCTTACATTTCTGCTGCACTCTCCATGTCCTTTGCGAACCCgctggccttcctcactcttCTGCCTcactccatcagccagttcttCTCAGGTAAGAACTCCTTCCTTGGAGATGAAGACCGTCTTCCTCCTCCAAGGCTCCtgcagtggtggggggggggcatgATCTTCTTCAGATAGCTGTGTGTGGGGAACGGTGGTGGGGAAATGGGCAAGAGGGAGAATTAGCTTTGTTCAATGAAGTCCTCTTTAGAGGCTAGAGACAGCCTTTGCAAAGGATTTTGCTTCACCTGAAATAGAGGCTGGGACCCACTCCAGGTTACAGCCACAGCCCTATTCCTAATGTTCTGGAAAATGCCCCATAACCAGCTTGTCAGTGCTAGAATAGGACTATCAGTCATGCAGGGAGTGTGTTGCAATTAGACATAGGAGAGGGATTTCACTCTTTGTACTTCAGGTGAGGGGAATCTTTTGCCTGTCACAGGCAGAGGTGGGTGGTCCGTAGGGTTTTGTATCCTACAAGTCTGACGGTTCTCTATATCCCAGCAGAGATATTCTCATTGTCTTCATCCAGGTCTCCACTCACCCCCTCCACTGTCACCTGCCTCCTGGCAGAATAAAAATACTGAGATCTTGCCATCCTTCCAGCACAGGAGAATTGGGGTTCAGGCAACAGAAACCAAGAGAGGAGTTAACATGACAGGATCAGCCACCTCATTCATGACCCCAGTCTGGGGGTCCACAGAGAACCAGAGGAAATTCTCTGTGCCTGCTCTTTGCACAAGCCCCACACCAAAAGGgaatatttctttctccttgtccccatcccttaCCCGTCATTCtgcttctccccctttcccctctcctcctgcccttccaTAAATCTCCACAaactttccccttccccctcctgaTTCTGCTCCCATAACTCTTCCTCTCCCATCCTCGCCTCCTCACCTTTCAACACGCCCTCAAACACTCCAACCTCAACCCTTTCTCTGTCCAAACCCAAGAACTAGATAAAGCCTGGTCTCAGAGAACTGACTATGCAGACAGCTTAGACTGGTATTCTGCCCTGAAAGCAACGGcagaaaaatgctatttctccCCCTG encodes:
- the ZDHHC22 gene encoding palmitoyltransferase ZDHHC22, encoding MLVLRLLNVVAPAYFLCISLVTFVLQIFLFIPSMFRDPSTTPLFSPALLHGALFLFLSANALGNYILVIQSSPEDLGKGLNLGEGAEVVADWLDGSRSPGSALPSTHFCRLCARVTQRHDHHCFFTGNCIGSRNMRNFIMFCLYTSLACLDSLVAGMAYISAALSMSFANPLAFLTLLPHSISQFFSGALLSSEMFVILMLYLWLGIGLACAGFCCHQMLLILRGQTRYQVRKGIVVRARPWRENLQEVFGKRWLLGLLIPVLNVGSDYRRQKVK